From Verrucomicrobiota bacterium, the proteins below share one genomic window:
- a CDS encoding NAD-dependent epimerase/dehydratase family protein, producing MTNAYDKIQRDLKNKPETWLVTGAAGFIGSHIVEKLLHLDQRVIGIDNFLSNKDSNLPLVQSNLSADRWENFDFFDADVSNLELCQEIFSLYPDIKYVIHEAALCSVPQSIAHADMCHKHNATGFLNLMISSLENKVSRVVYASSSAVYGDSVELPCIENRTGRLLSPYALTKYVDELYAQLYTRQYGLSTVGLRYFNVFGPRQDPQGAYAAVIPQWISALLQQESVTLYGDGSQTRDFCYVDNVVQANLLSAVNPLSSESPIVYNVGSGSSTKIIDLLDHIQSLFQNEYPEHSVDVIRLKNRGGEVKDSRADISLIEKHLGYQPSLDFQTQLENTYQWYLTNLLPNLSSPKTTVIKIGEHIQSCDTLKPVTKNNRNDVSYPKTNSRTNHL from the coding sequence ATGACGAATGCTTACGACAAGATCCAGAGAGATCTAAAAAACAAGCCAGAGACCTGGCTGGTGACCGGCGCAGCGGGTTTTATAGGATCACACATCGTAGAGAAACTACTGCATCTAGATCAAAGAGTCATTGGGATTGACAATTTTTTATCAAATAAAGATAGCAACCTTCCTCTCGTTCAGAGCAATCTTAGCGCAGATCGATGGGAAAACTTCGATTTCTTCGATGCAGATGTTTCAAACTTAGAACTTTGCCAAGAAATCTTCTCGCTTTACCCAGACATTAAATATGTTATCCACGAAGCGGCCCTCTGCTCCGTACCTCAATCCATAGCTCATGCAGACATGTGTCATAAACATAATGCTACAGGCTTTCTCAATCTCATGATTTCCTCGTTGGAAAACAAAGTATCGCGAGTTGTTTATGCTTCAAGTAGCGCTGTTTATGGAGACAGTGTAGAGCTACCATGCATCGAGAATCGAACGGGAAGACTCCTTTCACCTTACGCCTTAACCAAATATGTAGACGAACTCTATGCTCAACTTTACACTCGGCAATATGGTCTCTCCACTGTAGGTCTGCGTTACTTTAATGTCTTCGGACCGCGTCAAGATCCACAAGGAGCTTATGCAGCCGTAATTCCTCAATGGATATCTGCTCTACTTCAGCAAGAATCTGTTACACTTTACGGTGATGGTTCTCAGACCAGGGATTTCTGTTATGTCGATAACGTTGTTCAGGCGAACTTACTATCAGCAGTAAATCCTTTGAGCTCTGAAAGCCCAATTGTGTACAACGTTGGAAGTGGGTCGTCCACAAAAATAATTGACTTGCTCGATCATATACAAAGCCTCTTTCAGAATGAATATCCTGAGCATTCAGTAGATGTAATACGCTTGAAAAATAGAGGAGGTGAAGTCAAGGACTCCCGTGCTGATATCTCACTCATTGAAAAGCACCTAGGTTATCAACCGTCACTTGATTTTCAGACTCAACTAGAAAACACCTATCAATGGTATCTAACAAACCTCTTGCCTAATCTAAGCTCTCCCAAAACCACTGTCATTAAAATCGGAGAGCACATCCAATCATGTGATACTCTTAAACCCGTTACTAAAAATAATAGAAATGATGTTTCCTATCCCAAGACAAACTCAAGGACGAA